The Deltaproteobacteria bacterium DNA window GGGTGATCGTCGGCAGTTAAAATTGCCACGGGGAAGAACTCTCCCGCAGTGGTCGACTTGATGACCTTGACGCTACCGGCAAGCAGGAAGAATGCATCTTTGCCCTCCTCGCCCTCGCGCAAGATGGAGGAGTATTTGGTAAAGGTCTTCTCCTCCACAAGCTGCGCTAGTAGGTCGATGGCTGCCGGTATCGTCGTGAGGTTTTCAAACAAGTAAACGCGTCTCAGCCACTCTGTGCGCGACGTCAGATCTTGCGGCGCGGTTGGCGCGTCTTTAGCGGCGAAAAATTTTGCCAGTGCCGACATCAGGAAACTCCACTCTCGAACTAATCATTATAATATTGTTTATTTAAATGACATTTAAGGTGCTGAGTTTGTCTCGCTTCAGCAGCGTCGACTCCTGCTGGTGAGTGTCTGCGCCATGCTCGTTTACCAAAACGATGGCAGCACTGCCTTTAGTGATCTTGTAGTCGTCGCGCGGGTGAAAAATGGGGTTATTGCAGCGCAGCGATTTGACCGTCCGCAGGTTATCGATGAGCGTACTGATACTTGGGGTTTTTTGTGCCTCTTTAAAAGCCAATTCTTTGATTATGTGGGGATTGCCTGTGTTGGCGAGGATGCCAATGACCAGCATATCTTGATGTTCTTTGCCGAAGGCACGGCGAAAATCTCCGTAGGTCCTATCGTGCCATGCGTCAGAAATGTCCTTAGTCGTTATGAAGGCGCCAGTGCTCGGATCCACGAGATCGTGAAAGACATTCACCAGGCCAGTACCACTGGACGCACTTCCCAGTAACAGCCGACTATATTCGCGCGAATAGATGATCTCACTGACACCAGCTAATTTGAGATAATGGTCCAGTGTGGAGTCGATGATCTCAGCTGCGACGATGGTACCCTTGGCTATATTTGAGAGGGCAATCGCGGTCATAATCGTACGCGCGTCGGCCTCGGTGGCGGTCGGTTTGCGTCCATCGGCTCCCATCGATGCATCGGCAAGAATGAGTACTTTACGAGC harbors:
- a CDS encoding cyclic nucleotide-binding domain-containing protein, whose translation is MSALAKFFAAKDAPTAPQDLTSRTEWLRRVYLFENLTTIPAAIDLLAQLVEEKTFTKYSSILREGEEGKDAFFLLAGSVKVIKSTTAGEFFPVAILTADDHPSFGEAALLQTDRRNATIVCETDCQVLVLHKEAFDAFCSEHPEWALPVVLRIARVIVERLHKANNDVILLYNALMSEVKGL